One window of the Candidatus Microbacterium colombiense genome contains the following:
- a CDS encoding MDR family MFS transporter: protein MSATATKDAPFLLTKRRIWIIFSALIAGMLLSSLDQTIVSTAMPTIVGQLGGVDHQVWITTAYLLATTIVMPIYGKFGDVLGRRNLFLIAIALFTLASVGCAFATDFWMFVVFRALQGLGGGGLMILSQAIIADIVPANERGKYMGPLGAVFGLSAVAGPLLGGFFVDHLTWQWAFYINIPVGIAAFIIAMVALKLPSKKAQKPIDIFGVIFLSIATTCLIFFTDFGGDKEFGWDSLATWAWGAGLVVAATAFIITESRVQDPIIPLSLFRNPIFINATAIGLVLGIGMFAAIGFVPTFLQMSSGTSAAASGLLMIPMMVGLIGTSIFSGIAISKTGKYKIYPIVGTILTGIAMVCMTTLSAATPIWLICVFLFVFGSGLGLIMQVVVLVVQNAVPSDEIGTATSTNNYFREVGASLGTAVFGTIFTTRLTENLLGVFAGAGASPDAASQAASTIDPSTLSSLPEEVREGIVTAYADALAPVFWYLVPFIVLAFVLSLFLKQIPLSDQAGLVARGEAISGEEAERLEAEQRGVAVASAVSTDLGDAGVDSEKRDTGNIPTPR from the coding sequence ATGTCCGCCACAGCCACGAAGGATGCTCCCTTCCTGCTCACCAAGCGCCGCATCTGGATCATCTTCAGCGCCCTGATCGCCGGCATGCTGCTCTCGAGTCTCGACCAGACCATCGTGTCGACCGCGATGCCGACCATCGTCGGTCAGCTCGGCGGGGTCGACCACCAGGTGTGGATCACCACCGCCTACCTGCTCGCCACCACGATCGTGATGCCCATCTACGGCAAGTTCGGCGATGTGCTCGGTCGCCGGAACCTCTTCCTGATCGCGATCGCGCTGTTCACCCTGGCATCGGTCGGTTGCGCGTTCGCGACCGACTTCTGGATGTTCGTCGTCTTCCGCGCACTGCAGGGCCTCGGCGGCGGCGGTCTGATGATCCTGTCCCAGGCGATCATCGCCGACATCGTCCCGGCCAACGAGCGCGGCAAGTACATGGGTCCCCTCGGCGCTGTCTTCGGCCTCTCCGCCGTCGCCGGTCCGCTGCTCGGCGGCTTCTTCGTCGACCATCTGACATGGCAGTGGGCGTTCTACATCAACATCCCGGTCGGCATCGCCGCGTTCATCATCGCGATGGTCGCGTTGAAGCTGCCGAGCAAGAAGGCCCAGAAGCCGATCGACATCTTCGGCGTGATCTTCCTGTCGATCGCCACGACCTGCCTCATCTTCTTCACCGACTTCGGTGGCGACAAGGAGTTCGGTTGGGATTCGCTCGCCACCTGGGCATGGGGCGCCGGACTTGTCGTCGCCGCGACCGCCTTCATCATCACGGAGTCGCGTGTGCAGGATCCGATCATTCCGCTCAGCCTGTTCCGGAACCCGATCTTCATCAACGCCACGGCCATCGGACTCGTGCTCGGCATCGGCATGTTCGCGGCGATCGGGTTCGTGCCGACCTTCCTACAGATGTCGTCCGGCACCTCGGCCGCCGCATCCGGTCTGCTGATGATCCCGATGATGGTGGGCCTGATCGGCACCTCGATCTTCTCGGGGATCGCGATCTCGAAGACCGGGAAGTACAAGATCTACCCGATCGTCGGCACGATCCTCACCGGCATCGCGATGGTCTGCATGACCACGCTCTCTGCGGCGACCCCGATCTGGCTGATCTGCGTCTTCCTGTTCGTGTTCGGTTCGGGACTCGGCCTGATCATGCAGGTCGTGGTGCTGGTCGTGCAGAACGCGGTTCCATCCGACGAGATCGGCACCGCGACCAGCACGAACAACTACTTCCGCGAGGTGGGCGCCTCGCTCGGCACCGCTGTGTTCGGCACGATCTTCACGACGCGACTGACCGAGAATCTGCTCGGCGTGTTCGCGGGTGCCGGAGCCTCGCCGGATGCCGCGTCTCAGGCCGCCTCGACGATCGACCCCTCGACTCTCAGCTCGCTTCCCGAGGAGGTGCGCGAGGGCATCGTGACCGCCTACGCCGACGCACTGGCACCAGTGTTCTGGTACCTCGTGCCGTTCATCGTGCTGGCCTTCGTGCTGTCGCTGTTCCTCAAGCAGATCCCGTTGTCGGACCAGGCAGGACTCGTCGCCCGAGGCGAGGCCATCAGCGGCGAGGAGGCGGAGCGCCTGGAGGCGGAGCAGCGAGGAGTCGCAGTCGCGTCCGCCGTCTCCACCGACCTAGGCGATGCCGGGGTGGACAGCGAGAAGCGGGACACCGGGAATATCCCGACGCCCCGCTGA
- a CDS encoding TetR/AcrR family transcriptional regulator: MSDSADSLREQRKRETSRSLTDIARRMTSENGFAGFTIEELCAEVGVSRRTFFNYFESKENAVFGFAVIDSRQEQLEAAFCAQGGDLLDDFIELTIGRFDLFNPLDDAPALFAVIEQEPRLLKAVFDQIAKNERRDMALIVDREGATPDVPLRAEVVVHTVGALVRLCMDQLLHHQSSEPFGNLLARRLEVARSAYAPSQKDH; encoded by the coding sequence ATGAGCGACAGTGCAGATTCCTTGCGTGAGCAGCGCAAGCGAGAGACGTCCCGATCCCTCACCGACATCGCGCGCCGGATGACTTCGGAGAACGGCTTCGCCGGGTTCACGATCGAGGAGTTGTGCGCCGAGGTCGGTGTATCCCGCCGCACCTTCTTCAACTACTTCGAGAGCAAGGAGAACGCGGTCTTCGGGTTCGCCGTGATCGACTCTCGTCAGGAGCAGCTCGAAGCGGCGTTCTGCGCGCAGGGCGGAGACCTGCTCGACGATTTCATCGAACTCACGATCGGTCGGTTCGACCTCTTCAATCCACTGGACGACGCCCCCGCCCTCTTCGCGGTGATCGAGCAGGAACCACGCCTCCTCAAGGCCGTCTTCGACCAGATCGCCAAGAATGAGCGGCGCGACATGGCCTTGATCGTCGATCGGGAAGGCGCCACCCCCGATGTGCCGCTGCGGGCCGAGGTCGTCGTGCACACCGTCGGCGCCCTTGTCCGTCTCTGTATGGACCAGCTCCTGCACCACCAGTCCTCCGAGCCCTTCGGGAACCTCCTCGCCCGGCGACTCGAGGTCGCCCGCTCCGCCTACGCACCGTCACAGAAAGACCACTGA
- a CDS encoding Asp23/Gls24 family envelope stress response protein, which yields MATTANSTQVAAAAPAQVPATGKTTIEDGVVAKIAGIAAREVAGVYALGGGAARVVGAIRDALNTTDLSQGITVEVGETQVAVDVTIVAEYPVSLQKVADDVRAAIHRVMVELVGMDVVEINVTINDVHIPADDADAAPATRV from the coding sequence ATGGCCACCACGGCGAACAGTACTCAGGTAGCGGCAGCGGCGCCCGCACAGGTTCCCGCGACGGGGAAGACGACGATCGAAGACGGCGTCGTCGCCAAGATCGCCGGCATCGCTGCTCGCGAGGTCGCCGGCGTGTACGCGCTCGGCGGAGGAGCGGCCCGCGTGGTGGGCGCCATCCGAGACGCGCTGAACACCACGGATCTCTCGCAGGGCATCACCGTCGAGGTCGGCGAGACTCAGGTTGCCGTCGATGTGACGATCGTGGCCGAGTACCCCGTGTCGCTGCAGAAGGTCGCCGACGATGTGCGAGCGGCCATCCACCGCGTGATGGTGGAGCTCGTCGGGATGGATGTCGTCGAGATCAACGTGACCATCAACGACGTCCACATCCCGGCGGACGACGCAGACGCCGCGCCGGCCACACGCGTCTGA
- a CDS encoding CsbD family protein — protein sequence MSAEDKIKAAAEKISGKAKEVVGNVTNDDKLVAEGKAEQAKGNVRDAAENVKDAFKK from the coding sequence ATGAGCGCTGAAGACAAGATCAAGGCCGCTGCAGAGAAGATCTCCGGAAAGGCCAAGGAGGTCGTCGGCAACGTCACCAACGACGACAAGCTCGTCGCCGAGGGCAAGGCCGAGCAGGCCAAGGGCAACGTCCGTGATGCTGCCGAGAACGTGAAGGACGCGTTCAAGAAGTAG
- a CDS encoding GlsB/YeaQ/YmgE family stress response membrane protein: protein MGFFAFLILGLLAGAIAKLILPGKQRGGWFVTLLLGVVGAMLGGWLGGLLFNVGLDSFFSLTTWVLAIGGSLVVLLVYGVITGRRSRA from the coding sequence ATGGGCTTCTTCGCCTTCCTCATTCTCGGACTCCTCGCCGGCGCGATCGCGAAACTGATCCTCCCCGGCAAACAGCGTGGCGGCTGGTTCGTCACCCTTCTCCTCGGCGTTGTGGGAGCGATGCTCGGAGGCTGGCTCGGCGGACTTCTGTTCAACGTCGGCCTCGACTCCTTCTTCTCCCTGACCACCTGGGTCCTGGCCATCGGCGGCTCACTCGTGGTACTGCTCGTCTACGGTGTGATCACCGGCCGTCGCTCTCGAGCGTGA
- a CDS encoding sigma-70 family RNA polymerase sigma factor, which produces MVGERFHSALEEANDGIIAGRAIDGDVAAFAVLVRRYTPMMRAYTQRMLNASADVDDIVQEAFVTAWQRFSELEDPSKVKSWLMRIVSRKAVDRIRSLRPIVDVDDVDQEAPSHASPPRVAEARAGVAELGAALRELPDAQRECWVLREIGGYSYDEISDELGISASTARGLLARARKYMIVRMEEWR; this is translated from the coding sequence ATGGTTGGGGAACGCTTTCACAGCGCGTTGGAGGAGGCGAACGACGGAATCATCGCCGGCCGCGCCATCGACGGTGACGTCGCCGCCTTCGCCGTACTCGTCCGTCGGTACACGCCGATGATGCGCGCCTACACGCAGCGGATGCTGAATGCCTCGGCTGACGTCGACGACATCGTGCAGGAGGCCTTCGTGACCGCCTGGCAACGATTCTCCGAGCTCGAGGATCCGTCGAAGGTCAAAAGCTGGCTGATGCGGATCGTGAGTCGGAAGGCCGTGGATCGCATCCGGAGCCTGCGTCCGATCGTCGATGTCGACGACGTCGATCAGGAGGCTCCATCGCACGCCTCGCCTCCGCGCGTGGCAGAAGCCCGAGCAGGTGTCGCCGAACTCGGCGCCGCGCTCCGCGAGCTGCCCGATGCGCAGCGGGAGTGCTGGGTGCTGCGTGAGATCGGCGGCTACTCCTACGACGAGATCTCGGACGAGCTCGGCATCTCCGCGAGTACCGCGCGCGGCCTCCTGGCCCGTGCGCGGAAATACATGATCGTACGGATGGAGGAGTGGCGATGA
- a CDS encoding SDR family oxidoreductase codes for MTILVTGATGNLGRLIIASLLERGAAPQSIVAGVRDVAKAADLSALGVRVAVVDYDQPATITAALDGVDAVALVSGSEVGRRVAQHEAVINAAKAAGITKFVYTSAPKAPTSDLVLAPEHKATEELIAAAGLPAVILRNNWYTENYAADLARAAETGVLAAGVGDGRVASASRKDFAEAVAVVLLEDGHLGQAYELGGDVAWNYSDLASAIAEVTGRPVEYHPLTAEEQTAALTAAGLDAGTVGFVVALDAGIRGGALGDTDGTLARLIGRPTTPLVEGLRAIA; via the coding sequence ATGACCATCCTCGTCACCGGCGCCACGGGCAACCTCGGCCGCCTCATCATCGCCAGCCTGCTCGAGCGCGGCGCGGCTCCGCAGTCGATCGTCGCGGGAGTCCGCGACGTCGCGAAGGCCGCAGACCTCAGCGCCCTCGGCGTGCGCGTCGCCGTCGTCGACTACGACCAGCCTGCGACCATCACCGCCGCTCTCGATGGCGTCGACGCCGTCGCGCTCGTCTCGGGCTCCGAGGTCGGCCGCCGCGTCGCACAGCACGAGGCGGTCATCAACGCCGCCAAGGCCGCCGGCATCACGAAGTTCGTCTACACCAGCGCACCGAAGGCACCGACGAGCGACCTCGTGCTCGCTCCGGAGCACAAGGCGACGGAGGAGCTCATCGCAGCTGCAGGACTCCCCGCCGTGATCCTGCGCAACAACTGGTACACCGAGAACTACGCCGCCGACCTCGCCCGCGCTGCGGAGACGGGCGTGCTCGCGGCGGGTGTCGGAGACGGACGTGTCGCATCGGCCAGCCGCAAGGACTTCGCCGAGGCCGTCGCGGTCGTGCTGCTCGAGGACGGCCACCTCGGCCAGGCCTACGAACTCGGCGGTGATGTCGCCTGGAACTACAGCGACCTGGCGTCGGCCATCGCGGAGGTCACCGGTCGCCCGGTCGAGTACCACCCGCTCACCGCCGAAGAGCAGACCGCAGCACTCACCGCCGCGGGACTCGATGCGGGGACCGTCGGGTTCGTCGTCGCGCTGGATGCCGGCATCCGCGGTGGCGCCCTCGGAGACACCGACGGCACGCTCGCACGTCTGATCGGACGCCCGACCACTCCCCTGGTCGAGGGACTGCGCGCAATCGCCTGA
- a CDS encoding helix-turn-helix domain-containing protein: MTVSFAQIKETAPMLFEQGCGTRVILDHIMSKWGVLVLSSLSDGTRRWGALRREVDGISEKMLASTLRTLTDDGLVHRESFPSVPPHVEYSLTPLGRDLMERMLPLVEWVADNADGMLRRTP, from the coding sequence ATGACAGTGAGTTTTGCGCAGATAAAGGAAACCGCGCCGATGCTCTTCGAACAGGGCTGCGGCACTCGGGTGATCCTCGACCACATCATGAGCAAGTGGGGCGTGCTCGTGCTGTCCTCGCTGTCCGACGGCACCCGCCGTTGGGGCGCTCTGCGCCGAGAGGTCGACGGCATCAGCGAGAAGATGCTGGCCTCCACGCTGCGCACACTGACCGACGACGGACTGGTGCATCGGGAGTCCTTCCCGAGCGTGCCCCCGCACGTGGAGTACAGCCTGACTCCGCTCGGTCGAGACCTGATGGAGCGGATGCTCCCGCTCGTCGAGTGGGTCGCCGACAATGCCGACGGGATGCTCCGCCGCACGCCCTGA
- a CDS encoding APC family permease, whose translation MSTTPIRLERPEGKGLATGTLGLWGSTVIGLASTAPVYSLVASLGFVVIAVGAQAPIAFVIAFVPMLLIAFAYRELNNAVPDCGTTFTWGTKAFGPWVGWMGGWGVAVAGMVVLANLAQIASVYFWSLIGQDLENNDWRVVVLAVAFIAAMTWVSWRGVEIGERIQNILLGIQYLALAIFVVTALWQFFAGSAPGATAFDWEWMNPFAFTDWSGFTEAILLALFIYWGWDTCLALNEETKDPKRIPGRAALLTTVILLFTYVTVTIAAMMYAGLGETGTGLGNEANADDFFLAIKDGLLGPFGWVLVVAVIISAISSTQTTILPTARGTLAMGVYRALPAKFKDVHPTYKTPSFSTIVMGVVASVYYVGMTLISDNILQDSILSLGLAIAFYYAITGFACVWYFRADILRSPREFFFKGLFPLLGGLMLTAAFVQSAIDMWQVDYGYTELLGIGGTFVIGIGSLAFGLVLMFLWYLFPRSKRFFRGESLNRDTEVMVPDEPGDFIRSIDGGV comes from the coding sequence ATGTCGACAACGCCAATCCGCCTGGAACGACCCGAAGGCAAAGGACTGGCCACCGGCACACTGGGGCTCTGGGGATCCACCGTCATCGGACTGGCATCCACGGCTCCCGTGTACTCGCTGGTCGCCTCGCTCGGGTTCGTGGTCATCGCCGTCGGCGCGCAGGCGCCGATCGCGTTCGTCATCGCCTTCGTGCCGATGCTGCTCATCGCCTTCGCCTACCGAGAGCTCAACAACGCGGTGCCGGACTGCGGTACCACCTTCACCTGGGGCACCAAGGCTTTCGGCCCCTGGGTCGGCTGGATGGGCGGGTGGGGTGTCGCCGTCGCCGGAATGGTCGTGCTTGCGAACCTCGCGCAGATCGCCTCGGTCTACTTCTGGTCACTGATCGGTCAGGATCTCGAGAACAACGACTGGCGCGTCGTCGTGCTCGCCGTCGCCTTCATCGCCGCCATGACGTGGGTCAGCTGGCGCGGGGTGGAGATCGGCGAGCGCATCCAGAACATCCTGCTCGGCATCCAGTACCTCGCCCTGGCGATCTTCGTGGTGACCGCGCTCTGGCAGTTCTTCGCAGGCTCCGCGCCCGGCGCGACCGCGTTCGACTGGGAGTGGATGAACCCGTTCGCCTTCACCGACTGGTCGGGCTTCACCGAGGCGATCCTGCTGGCCCTCTTCATCTACTGGGGCTGGGACACCTGCTTGGCGCTGAACGAGGAGACCAAGGATCCGAAGCGCATCCCCGGTCGCGCAGCGCTGCTGACCACCGTCATCCTCCTCTTCACGTACGTCACGGTCACGATCGCGGCGATGATGTATGCGGGTCTCGGTGAGACCGGAACGGGCCTGGGCAACGAGGCCAACGCCGACGACTTCTTCCTCGCGATCAAGGACGGCCTGCTCGGGCCCTTCGGCTGGGTGCTGGTGGTCGCGGTGATCATCTCGGCGATCTCGTCGACCCAGACCACGATCCTGCCGACGGCGCGGGGCACCCTCGCGATGGGGGTCTACCGTGCGCTCCCCGCGAAGTTCAAGGACGTCCACCCCACCTACAAGACCCCGTCGTTCTCGACGATCGTGATGGGCGTCGTGGCTTCGGTGTACTACGTCGGCATGACCCTGATCAGTGACAACATCCTGCAGGACTCGATCCTGTCGCTGGGCCTCGCCATCGCGTTCTACTACGCCATCACCGGCTTCGCGTGCGTCTGGTACTTCCGCGCCGACATCCTGCGGTCCCCGCGCGAGTTCTTCTTCAAGGGGTTGTTCCCCCTGTTGGGCGGGCTCATGCTGACCGCCGCATTCGTGCAGTCGGCGATCGACATGTGGCAGGTCGATTACGGGTACACCGAGTTGCTCGGCATCGGCGGCACGTTCGTGATCGGTATCGGCTCCCTGGCCTTCGGCCTGGTGCTGATGTTCCTCTGGTACCTGTTCCCACGGTCGAAGCGGTTCTTCCGCGGCGAGAGCCTGAACCGCGACACCGAGGTCATGGTGCCCGACGAACCGGGCGACTTCATCCGCTCCATCGACGGCGGAGTCTGA
- the truA gene encoding tRNA pseudouridine(38-40) synthase TruA translates to MRIRLDIAYDGTHFRGWARQPTLRTVQGTLEAALARIVGSEVRFVVAGRTDAGVHALGQVAHVDLDDAQWARIASRQGRAPQDPAASIAARMRGVLGAYADASVIRSSIAPDGFDARFSAVWRRYRYRLADQSAGYDPLRRHDTTAVRGHLDETAMDAAAQSLIGLHDFAAYCKPRDEATTIRTLLDYRWTRDAEGVLIAEVKADAFCHSMVRALVGACVAVGEQRLDVTDLVVLRDALTRTSEFKVLAARGLTLMEVGYPADDLLSARAEQTRARRDSAGD, encoded by the coding sequence GTGCGCATCCGGCTCGATATCGCTTATGACGGCACCCACTTCCGGGGGTGGGCACGACAGCCGACGTTGCGCACGGTGCAGGGGACTCTGGAAGCTGCATTGGCACGCATCGTCGGCTCCGAGGTGCGCTTCGTCGTCGCCGGACGCACGGATGCCGGAGTGCATGCGCTCGGCCAGGTGGCCCATGTCGACCTCGACGACGCGCAGTGGGCGCGCATCGCCTCCCGGCAGGGGAGAGCCCCGCAGGATCCGGCGGCATCGATCGCCGCCCGGATGCGGGGTGTTCTCGGCGCGTACGCCGACGCCTCGGTGATCCGCTCCTCGATCGCTCCCGACGGCTTCGACGCGCGGTTCTCGGCCGTGTGGCGCCGGTACCGCTACCGGCTCGCCGATCAGTCCGCCGGTTACGATCCGTTGCGCCGACACGACACGACAGCCGTGCGTGGGCATCTCGACGAGACGGCGATGGATGCCGCAGCGCAGAGCCTGATCGGACTCCACGACTTCGCGGCGTACTGCAAGCCGCGCGACGAGGCGACGACGATCCGCACGCTACTCGACTACCGGTGGACCCGCGATGCCGAGGGCGTGCTCATCGCCGAGGTCAAGGCTGACGCGTTCTGCCACAGCATGGTGCGCGCGCTCGTCGGCGCCTGCGTTGCCGTGGGGGAGCAGCGCCTCGACGTCACCGACCTCGTGGTGCTGCGAGACGCACTCACCCGAACGAGCGAGTTCAAGGTGCTGGCCGCGCGGGGACTGACCCTGATGGAGGTCGGATACCCCGCCGATGACCTGCTCTCCGCGCGCGCGGAGCAGACCCGCGCTCGCCGCGACAGCGCGGGCGACTGA
- a CDS encoding MetQ/NlpA family ABC transporter substrate-binding protein gives MTDSRVKKKILSALGLLAAGALTLSMAACSTGGDTADAAAGDDTASSKIVLGADDGTEAHWTILKDKLAEEGIELEVRTINDGVQLNQGVQDGELDVNLFQHLIFLSQFNVNNGGTLVPVGATAVYPLAIYSEKYGDVDELPEGATVALPNNPTNLARGLLNLQRAGLVELKDGGNSLSTPDDIVSSKVKVLPVDANQTVAALKDGSAQAAIVNNTQAQKGGLGDDLIIFKEDLDDPELAPYINAFVVRDDQKDDPRWAKLIAAYHSPEVEAAVTELNQGNLQFKADWSAEDLQAELADLEEQLRATQ, from the coding sequence GTGACTGATTCCCGTGTGAAGAAGAAGATCCTGTCCGCTCTCGGCCTGCTCGCCGCCGGCGCGTTGACGCTGTCGATGGCGGCCTGCTCGACGGGGGGAGACACCGCTGACGCCGCCGCCGGTGACGACACCGCGAGCAGCAAGATCGTGCTCGGCGCGGATGACGGAACCGAGGCGCACTGGACGATCCTCAAGGACAAGCTGGCGGAAGAGGGCATCGAACTCGAGGTGCGCACCATCAACGACGGCGTGCAGCTCAACCAGGGCGTGCAGGACGGCGAGCTGGACGTGAACCTGTTCCAGCACCTCATCTTCCTGTCGCAGTTCAACGTGAACAACGGCGGCACGCTCGTTCCCGTCGGCGCGACCGCCGTGTACCCGCTCGCGATCTACTCCGAGAAGTACGGCGACGTCGACGAGTTGCCCGAGGGCGCGACCGTCGCGCTGCCGAACAACCCGACGAACCTCGCCCGCGGCCTGCTGAACCTGCAGCGCGCGGGACTCGTCGAGCTGAAGGACGGCGGCAACAGCCTGTCCACGCCCGATGACATCGTCTCGAGCAAGGTGAAGGTGCTCCCGGTCGACGCGAACCAGACCGTCGCCGCTCTCAAGGACGGCAGTGCGCAGGCGGCGATCGTCAACAACACGCAGGCCCAGAAGGGCGGGCTCGGCGACGACCTGATCATCTTCAAGGAAGACCTCGACGATCCGGAGCTCGCTCCGTACATCAACGCCTTCGTGGTGCGCGATGACCAGAAGGACGACCCGCGCTGGGCGAAGCTGATCGCGGCGTACCACAGCCCCGAGGTCGAGGCTGCTGTCACCGAGCTGAACCAGGGCAACCTGCAGTTCAAGGCCGACTGGAGTGCAGAAGACCTCCAGGCCGAGCTGGCCGATCTCGAAGAGCAGCTGCGCGCCACGCAGTGA
- a CDS encoding methionine ABC transporter ATP-binding protein yields the protein MTIISFNRVSKGFPATRRGSAVAALEDVDLQVERGSIVGVIGYSGAGKSTLVRLVNGLEKPTGGTVDVLGVDVGSASETELRGLRGRIGMIFQQFNLFNSRTVRGNVAYPLKVAGWKKQDIGPRVTELLDFVGIGDKANSYPRALSGGQKQRVGIARAIAANPELLLADEATSALDPQTTGEVLALLKEINRKLGITIVVITHQISVVHELCDQVIVMDGGKVVDSGDTYRVFAHPRAALTERFVAAVTQGVPSGETLDALLVGGGTLISADVNEFTSEHIAEVFERHGVRHTVVFGGVTDIRGRQLGTLTYRAHADAETLEPVVAELASHTRAQILRAPDAASVEGSEVTS from the coding sequence ATGACAATCATCAGCTTCAACCGGGTTTCCAAGGGGTTTCCCGCGACCCGTCGTGGGTCTGCCGTCGCCGCACTCGAAGACGTCGACCTGCAGGTCGAGCGCGGCTCTATCGTCGGAGTGATCGGATACTCCGGAGCCGGTAAGTCGACACTGGTCCGCCTGGTCAACGGGTTGGAGAAGCCCACAGGCGGAACCGTCGACGTGCTCGGCGTCGACGTGGGATCCGCCTCCGAGACGGAGTTGAGGGGACTGCGCGGACGGATCGGGATGATCTTCCAGCAGTTCAATCTCTTCAACTCACGCACCGTGCGGGGAAACGTCGCCTATCCGCTCAAGGTCGCCGGCTGGAAGAAGCAGGACATCGGCCCCCGCGTCACCGAACTGCTCGACTTCGTCGGCATCGGAGACAAGGCGAACAGCTATCCGCGAGCGTTGTCGGGCGGGCAGAAGCAGCGCGTCGGCATCGCACGGGCCATCGCGGCCAACCCCGAGCTGCTGCTCGCCGATGAGGCCACGAGCGCACTCGACCCGCAGACGACCGGCGAGGTGCTCGCTCTGCTGAAAGAGATCAACCGCAAGCTGGGCATCACGATCGTCGTCATCACCCACCAGATCTCCGTCGTGCACGAGCTGTGCGACCAGGTGATCGTGATGGACGGGGGAAAGGTCGTCGACAGCGGCGACACGTATCGTGTCTTCGCCCACCCCCGCGCAGCGCTCACCGAACGATTCGTCGCCGCCGTGACTCAGGGCGTGCCCTCGGGGGAGACCCTGGACGCACTACTGGTCGGCGGCGGAACGCTGATCAGCGCCGACGTCAACGAGTTCACGAGTGAGCACATCGCCGAGGTCTTCGAGCGCCACGGCGTGCGGCACACCGTGGTCTTCGGTGGCGTCACCGACATCCGCGGGCGCCAGCTGGGAACGCTCACCTACCGCGCGCACGCCGATGCCGAGACCCTCGAGCCCGTCGTCGCCGAACTCGCATCGC